From the genome of Phytohabitans rumicis, one region includes:
- a CDS encoding ATP-binding cassette domain-containing protein: MRLLRDLWATSPRRTALVAGLIVLGGGGQAAAAGLAGPVLVHRSTTLFFLLAAALVATVLSDLVVGLLAAGLTADWAADVRRRLCRVAFGQELPALETTPVGELLDRIDGDVYQVAAELRGSGVRIAQSLALGVLSIGIALAVWWPAGAGMLALTLLLAVTLSKPTRAISTARMAEEEAWSDLAAVMEESIHGQDDVRSSLARPYVLRLYARRASQVLGRGRRVWRMSGKVTATASGVMRAGIAAVVVAGAWAMATDRIDGARLTAIWLLVLGFGGTVEQVSRMVPELQYALGAWGRVQLLRSARQEPSGGATPREGDLAVRDLTFGYGRERRPALRGVDLMFVRGRSYALIGRTGSGKSTLAKVLTRAVDVPRGTVFLGETDLLDLDVEGLRRWIAVVPQRTEILAGTLAENVALFDPDLLEQAERALRELGLSSWVADLPDGLQTRLGEGGYVLSAGQEQLVAFARILVRDPHVVILDEATARMDPVTEARVQRATERLLRDRIGIVIAHRLSSVRRCDEVVVLADGEVIEAGPLRESQRFARLLATGTTAGRVDGDRALTLAAPAMLSVPPKTDPPPLPPAAEARTMREIFRLATNDPRYGLGAVALFVVMVLLGLDGALLPWLWADLVDGSGGLLWPTVGIAVGLLAALPLPYYTHKWFPEWWVRQMLRISLRLVHGQTGRRRVSAHTPAEVVAQGGDTERVVMLADNLIDQFICAIFLVAMTAVSGSIVPGLFFAGTMVLSGLTATLFGPKLERAARKTVAARAAFATALVSSLSAARTVKLAGATRSVLAHLARLDTVRSDLQRREISVQVWARSTPSMLSGLLPVSVWALYLFGGLTPGAALVAVAALNAARWFAWTTASLVSHLPSARVWTRRTVAMSGVAAYSAPVPGVDISAGTAPAPATAPRHPLSQLDLNGFSAVHEDGTLGVRDVDLTVRRGQLVLVVGPVGSGKSSLLRALAGIVHHTGALRWNGQAVTEPDVFLRPNQVGYVAQLPRVLSGTVADNIRLGHEVDAASAVSTAQLEHDLAGAGGGLGLLIGHKGTRLSGGQLQRLALARALAPRTELLIADDVSSALDVTTELELWQALRAHGVTVVGSTSKRAALTQADRVVVLLGGAAVAQGTWHELESSWGHLAG; this comes from the coding sequence ATGCGCCTGCTTCGCGACCTCTGGGCCACGTCGCCGCGCCGTACCGCGCTCGTGGCCGGGCTCATCGTGCTCGGCGGCGGCGGTCAAGCGGCCGCGGCGGGACTGGCCGGTCCGGTGCTGGTGCACCGTTCGACGACGCTGTTCTTCCTGCTCGCCGCGGCGCTGGTGGCCACCGTCCTCAGCGACCTCGTGGTGGGCCTGCTGGCCGCTGGCCTGACCGCGGACTGGGCCGCTGACGTGCGCCGCCGGCTGTGCCGGGTCGCCTTCGGACAGGAGCTACCCGCGCTGGAGACCACCCCGGTGGGTGAGCTGCTGGACCGGATCGACGGCGACGTGTACCAGGTCGCCGCCGAGTTGCGCGGCAGCGGCGTACGCATCGCGCAGTCTTTGGCCTTGGGCGTGCTATCCATCGGCATCGCGCTGGCGGTCTGGTGGCCGGCCGGCGCCGGCATGCTGGCGCTGACCCTGCTGCTGGCGGTCACGCTGAGCAAGCCGACCCGGGCGATCTCCACCGCCCGGATGGCCGAGGAGGAGGCATGGTCGGACCTGGCCGCCGTGATGGAGGAGTCCATCCACGGGCAGGACGACGTGCGCAGCAGCCTCGCCCGGCCGTACGTCCTGCGCCTGTACGCCCGGCGGGCCAGCCAGGTGCTGGGCCGCGGGCGCCGGGTGTGGCGGATGTCCGGGAAGGTCACCGCGACCGCGTCCGGCGTGATGCGGGCCGGCATCGCGGCGGTCGTCGTCGCCGGTGCCTGGGCCATGGCCACCGACCGCATCGACGGCGCCCGGCTCACCGCCATCTGGCTGCTCGTCCTCGGCTTCGGCGGCACCGTCGAGCAGGTCAGCCGCATGGTGCCGGAGCTGCAGTACGCCCTGGGCGCCTGGGGCCGCGTGCAGTTGCTGCGCTCGGCGCGGCAGGAGCCGTCCGGCGGCGCGACCCCGCGCGAGGGCGACCTCGCCGTCCGCGACCTCACCTTCGGGTACGGGCGTGAGAGGAGACCCGCGTTGCGCGGCGTCGACTTGATGTTCGTGCGCGGGCGGTCGTACGCGCTGATCGGCCGGACCGGCTCGGGCAAGTCGACCCTGGCCAAGGTGCTGACCCGGGCGGTGGACGTGCCGCGCGGCACGGTGTTCCTCGGCGAGACCGACCTGCTCGACCTGGACGTCGAGGGCCTGCGCCGGTGGATCGCCGTGGTGCCGCAGCGCACCGAGATCCTGGCCGGCACGCTCGCGGAGAACGTCGCGCTCTTCGACCCGGACCTGCTGGAGCAGGCCGAACGCGCGCTGCGTGAGCTGGGCCTGTCGTCCTGGGTGGCCGACCTGCCGGACGGACTACAGACCAGGCTCGGCGAGGGCGGCTACGTGCTGTCCGCCGGGCAGGAGCAGCTCGTCGCGTTCGCCCGGATCCTGGTCCGCGACCCGCACGTGGTGATCCTCGACGAGGCCACCGCGCGGATGGACCCGGTCACCGAGGCCCGCGTGCAGCGCGCCACCGAGCGGCTGCTGCGCGACCGGATCGGCATCGTCATCGCGCACCGGTTGTCCTCCGTACGCCGCTGCGACGAGGTCGTGGTGCTGGCCGACGGCGAGGTGATCGAGGCCGGGCCGCTGCGCGAGTCGCAGCGATTCGCGCGGCTGCTGGCCACCGGCACCACGGCCGGACGGGTGGACGGCGATCGCGCGCTGACGCTCGCGGCTCCGGCCATGCTCAGCGTCCCGCCGAAGACCGACCCGCCGCCGCTGCCCCCGGCGGCCGAGGCCCGCACCATGCGGGAGATCTTCCGGTTAGCCACCAACGACCCCCGGTACGGGCTGGGCGCGGTCGCGCTCTTCGTGGTCATGGTGCTGCTCGGCCTGGATGGGGCGCTGCTGCCGTGGCTGTGGGCCGACCTTGTGGACGGCTCGGGCGGGCTGCTCTGGCCCACGGTCGGGATCGCCGTCGGACTGCTGGCCGCGCTGCCGCTGCCGTACTACACGCACAAGTGGTTCCCGGAGTGGTGGGTCCGGCAGATGCTGCGGATCAGCCTGCGCCTGGTGCACGGCCAGACCGGCCGGCGCCGGGTCAGCGCGCACACGCCGGCCGAGGTGGTCGCCCAGGGCGGCGACACCGAGCGGGTCGTGATGCTCGCCGACAACCTGATCGACCAGTTCATCTGCGCCATCTTCCTGGTGGCGATGACGGCGGTGTCCGGGTCGATCGTGCCGGGGCTGTTCTTCGCCGGCACGATGGTGCTCTCCGGGCTGACGGCCACGCTGTTCGGGCCGAAGCTGGAGCGCGCCGCGCGCAAGACGGTCGCGGCGCGGGCCGCGTTCGCCACCGCGCTGGTGTCGTCGCTGTCGGCGGCCCGGACGGTGAAGCTGGCCGGCGCGACCCGGTCGGTCCTGGCGCACCTGGCCCGGCTCGACACGGTCCGCAGCGACCTGCAGCGCCGGGAGATCTCGGTGCAGGTGTGGGCCCGGTCCACGCCGTCCATGCTCAGCGGCCTGCTGCCGGTCAGCGTGTGGGCGCTGTACCTGTTCGGCGGGCTCACGCCGGGCGCCGCGCTCGTCGCGGTGGCCGCGCTGAACGCCGCCCGCTGGTTCGCCTGGACCACGGCCTCGCTGGTCTCGCACCTGCCCTCGGCCCGGGTCTGGACCCGGCGCACGGTCGCCATGTCCGGCGTCGCCGCGTACTCGGCGCCGGTGCCCGGCGTCGACATCTCCGCGGGCACCGCGCCCGCGCCGGCGACGGCGCCACGCCACCCGCTCAGCCAGCTCGACCTCAACGGCTTCAGCGCCGTCCACGAGGACGGGACGCTCGGCGTACGGGACGTCGACCTGACCGTCCGGCGCGGGCAACTCGTGCTGGTGGTCGGGCCGGTCGGCTCGGGCAAGTCGTCGCTGCTGCGCGCGCTGGCCGGCATCGTCCACCACACCGGCGCGCTGCGCTGGAACGGCCAGGCGGTGACCGAGCCGGACGTGTTCCTGCGGCCCAACCAGGTCGGGTACGTCGCGCAGCTGCCCCGGGTGCTGTCCGGGACCGTCGCCGACAACATCCGGCTGGGGCACGAGGTCGACGCGGCCAGCGCGGTGTCCACCGCACAGCTCGAGCACGACCTGGCCGGCGCCGGTGGCGGGCTCGGGCTGCTGATCGGGCACAAGGGCACCCGGCTGTCCGGCGGCCAGCTCCAGCGGCTCGCGCTGGCCCGGGCCCTGGCACCGCGTACCGAGCTGCTGATCGCCGACGACGTGTCGTCCGCGCTCGACGTCACCACCGAGCTGGAACTGTGGCAGGCGCTGCGCGCGCACGGCGTGACCGTGGTCGGGTCGACGTCGAAACGCGCGGCGCTGACCCAGGCCGACCGCGTGGTCGTCCTACTCGGCGGCGCGGCGGTGGCCCAGGGCACCTGGCATGAGCTGGAGTCCTCCTGGGGCCACCTGGCCGGCTAA